The Mytilus edulis chromosome 4, xbMytEdul2.2, whole genome shotgun sequence nucleotide sequence ataatatataaatattatctaaAAATAATATAGCGAATGACTTAGAAAAAGCAGCttgtatgtaaaaaaatgcagcaataatcattttgaaattcagGAATGTTTTTGTAATAATCTTAAAATATATCACTATCTCGAATTGATGTCATCTTTTTTGCTAAATGCAACAACTTGAACATGAGGAATGTTTATAAGATCaacaaaccacaaaaataaactttttcaCAGCAGAACTTAGCAGGTGAAGATGTGGTATTAAATGCATCATGTTAAATGACTTATTAAACTctttttgtttcttaaaaaaaaacttataatgaAAAGATATCATAGCACTTAAATACTTATGAGCTTAAATGAAATTGGTGATACTTTAAAATTCTAACATTTTATACTCATAGAaaattttatattctttaattttcaattcaagttatcagcatcaattatttgtaaaaaatggtTTAATGATTATCCCAGTGATAAATTTCTGAGataatttcattgttttcctcATGATTAGCTTATCTTAACAATCTAGCTATCAATACTGTCATTGTGCATTGAATACTGTCAGCATGGTCAGCAGATTTGAACTGTAATTGTACTATTTTGTAGAATTATTAAAAATTTGTGAACCAAATAAATATAATACTGTTCATAACAGAACTGTAAggatttaatgaataaaaataagaCACATGGAATgttaaaataaatgacaaaaaaaaatcaacataaattaTACTAcctgaatatatatattaatcattaTATCTACAATAAGGCCAAATAActtatacatttaaaacaaagacATTACATTTTTCGCTTCACAAAAAGAGAAACACATATGTAAGAAAATATGGCAGAAGATTGTTTCTTGTTGTATTATATCACAACTGTTAAGTCCTTTGAAATAAATAAGCacataaaaaataattacagAGGACTTTTATGTCCATCAATTTACATATTTAGTCTGGTAACTGAGGagtttgacaaaaacaaaaacaaaaaaacatttaagggagataatttgaattttaatcagtttaattaatTCATTTGTATAACAAACATTCTCTTTACATATATATGAAATGAAGAGGAGATTATTGCCAATGTTGTAGAGGTtgaaatttctttgtttttaaaagaaatcacAACAAAATGTCATATATCCAGAATATATATCTACAAACACAACAACAAGTTTGGCACATTATGTGTGTACTAAACTATATCTGTTTATAATgcttcaacaaaaacaaaacaaatacaaaacactTAAAGCTCTCTGTAACAAATaggatttacatgtataaaatgaAAACCTGAAATGTTGGCAGGAATTCtgatttaaaagaataaaaatagaTCTTATGTGTATAACAAACAATTGCAAAGTACAACAAAATTCTTAATATGaatcattaatattatttacaaaaaaagtcaaaaatcgaTGTCTCATTTCTGTTTGTATTAACTGAATACAAAATGTTTCATCAGATTTATATCACAGACTCAGCATTGTAGAGCTTTATTTTTCTACTCTATATATACAACACCTATTCTAAAGGAtttcaacacaaacaatttttcccatgatttttttttcccccagaaaaaaacataatggGTGTACTTCAAATCATAACATTATTTTAATTgatgagataaaaaaaagttatgagcTGTGATTAGACAGTGAATATATGATTTGGGTGTATGACAATTAATATACACTGCAGCACTATTTATTGCAAACTGGTGATAatgtaatttaaaagtaaaacacaGTCATTTTGAGGAAGAGTATTTTGACTGAAGTACTATCCCAAGATATGCGTATGTTTTTAATGTTAgtaattatcaaaaaattatcaCTTTTTTCCCAGAAAACCTTTTTcatctacaaaaatatttattcttcTTTTTCTAATGAAAATACAAAGCTATGAAATATGAGTTAGGTTcacatatcatatatatattatccATTCTTGTACCCTACTTGTACCCCAAAAACATCTCAAATATAAGCAGAAAGCATCTTTTACTTGAACTGAACCTACTATTATTCTTTAACATGAAGACATTGTACAATAAAGCTAGTCTATGCTACTCTGACAGCCATTCCTTGAGGTAATTTAGTAACTGTTTGAATTACATTATGTCTAGCGCATGTTACATTAGGAGCACTGGAGTCGTAACATGGGCATAATGGACGTGGTTTGGGAACATAATCTTGACGGTACATGGTACTATCTTCAAACGGAGCATCACTTTGGAGGGCTGTGTTATCTGGTTTGAAGGATCGATTTGGTACCATTCCATGTGGAATGTAGTGGGCTTTCTGTGTTGACATGCCTTCAAATGGGGCATTGTTGGGATGGTACCCATCTCTAGCAGGCTGTTCCACTCTCCTCACCTGCCACTGTTTGTAGTTCTGTGCATAATTTGTTGTACCATCGAAAGGTGCATTGGAAACTTTTCCAGCATCTGTTGGTCTCATTAAGGCATTTCTAGCCAATGGCAATTCTCTATAGGTTGAATTATGGGTAGTTTGCATGAACATATCACCTTCTGGTTTCTTGTAACCGTCTTGAACGTGAACATATGGCTTGGATGCTGGATATTTGATATAATCTTTACGGTTGGTTGTTAAATCTTCTAATGGCTGACCTGACGAGAATGCTTGATTATCTGGCTTGAAACTTTTTGTAAGTTCACCAACCGGTCCCCTGTAGTCTCTTTTAAATGTGGTGACACCATCAAAGGGTACACCTGGTGCTTTGTACTGCTCTCTTTCCCGTACAAACTTTGGCCCTAGAGCATGTGGTTGATAGGATTGCCTGTAATCAGTATTGTCAGCAAATGGTGCATCAGATAATTTTGATGCCTCTTGGGGTTTCATTGATTGGCGAGGAAGCTGGGCATATTTACGATAATCATGATTCATAGTTGTCTGTCCTTCAAATCTGGCGGTTGGTTGTACCCATGCATCTTTACTAACATAAGGTCCTGGACGACCAGACATATCCCATTTCTTATAATCAGCTGAAATCAAAAAAGTAAAttagatacaaaaaaaagtaacatgctggtgttttctttaaattcattggACAGACAGACATAATATAAAACACAATGTAAAGTTCATTACTATGATAGATTGAATAATACAAATGTTCCCATTGCATGCATTGTCTATAACTGTTTGGAGACAAAATTTGCAATCAACTACTGATTacttaaaaatttattttgacaaattttatgaTACAACATTGAAAACATACTTTTAAGTTTTATATGTTATTGTAGTTTCAATCTGTATTTTTGTAAGATCAAATCCATAAATAAGATATAGAGTTTGATTGGTAAATAATTCAGATAACTTTTTCTAAAATCAATCATACACTTACATTTATATGTTGGTTCCCCTTCAAATTTTCCACCTTGCATCTTCTGACCATCATGTCGAATCTGTGTGGCAGGTGGTGCCATTTTctctgtaaaaaaatatcaaagatgtgaatttgaaaattttaagttgtGTTAAAAATGCTTAGAACAATTAATTTATGGTTCAAAATAAAAGCTAAGTAGATATGACACATGTACTAATTAGATCAAATGGTGAACAAGAAAAACTAGCAAAAAAGGAACTTCCTATATTTTTAGTGGTATGTGTGTGCCGCAAAACAGTGTCACTTTTTTTAtgccctgctggttagaacaAGGTCACTTTTTCATgtcctgctggttagaacagggttgTTTGTTCATGCCTTGCTGGTGATAacggtctttttttttaaacaaattaattgtCTAGAACAGGATTgcttatttaactgtttaagataCAGTCTAGAACACGGGTCTAGAACTGCTTCTATTTTATACCGTCCAGAAcagggtatacattttctgagTGTATAGAACAGagtatgtttttcaatatttctgtttagaACAGGGTATATTTTTCCATgtttctggttagaacagggtatgatttGGCAAGTGCTGTCTGCACAGTTATACCCAAAAGGATAGTCAGTAACCCCCCTGGGAGTATTGTATAAATGATTATTTTAACCAAAACTTACTTGTGAAATCTTTATTATAAGATGTCATTCCATCCATTGCACCATCAGGTCTTTGGTACTGATCTGGTACCCTTACAAATGGTTTCTCCATTGGATGCTTGATGTAATCTTGTCTGCAAATTAAATCATATTATCATATAGCTGATTCTCTAACtaacttgtttttattttgtctaGAAATCAAACTAAACTATTCACAAAAAGTAATATAACAGctcttttttaatttgtatttaaaatatcaataaaactcaatttaagagaaagaaaaaaaatattaataatttgaaaaatgtgaATGTTAAAGAAGAGTGTTCAGTCacaaagttgttaaaattttACTACTCAATCTAAAATCTTAAAATTCTTAAGTTTTGTTTTGGCCACTTAGACTCcataaaaatggattttttttgtatttacatatTTCCAACTTTAAAAGTAACATTAAATAAACATCCAAAAGACAACAACAAATCATTCtattgtttaacatttaattttCTTACCATGTCCAAACTAATGACCGTCAGGCCTTTTGTCTGTATATGTATACATTAAGtgtgaataaaaacattgacCTATGATATTCTTGAcaaattacttttaaattgaCCTGTTAAAACTTGCAGAGATGGGGATAAGTATTCCtgatatttgaaatgaaaatgaagtcaataacattttgaaatcttgtaaaatgaaaaaaatattaatatttgaaactTTCTGTAATCTTATTCCTTTTTTCAAGCTACATGTATGCAAGCCcaatgaaaatgaatttaatatttagaaaatttGTGGAAAATACaggaaaacataattaaaaaactATAGTCCATTGACAGCAGTGATATAGTCCCTACAAGCTTCGCCATTAAAAGCTTATAAAgcactacatgtacatttgtatcacTACACACTCTAAGTTTCACACTATAAATTCATTAGTTAATTGAAAGTTGCTGAGTACATATAGTGTTCTACATCATGTACCTTTTtgtacatataatataaataaagtctTCCAGAGGTGGTATATAATACATACCTATTTGTGGTTCTATCCTCAAAACTTCCACCCTGCATAGCCTCTGCATTTGGTTTGAAGCTTTCCCTCATCGTAAGTGGGTGCTGTTTGTATGTCTGATTGTATTCTGTTGATTTCTGGGAGGGGTCTCCACGACCAATAACATCTGTGTGTACATGTGGCCTGGTATGCTtcctaaaaaacaaaaaatatcccTAATTCAGAATCGCATAAAGTACAACAGTATAATTAACTGGAACAAGATCAGAATTCTAAAAATGTGTGTAATGATCAGTTTTTCCTGTAATGATAATGAGGAATACattgtactgaaaaaaatattgataaccaaataattttaattgtaaaaatatttctgatgaattatgaatgataatatttaaaataaagtgAATTATCAAAAATCTCACATTCctactaaagggagataattcaaattttaaaatacagcaatagttttaaaaaatgaaaatgttttatcaaacagcatatacatgtatatataaatactgCACATACAGCTCTTTATTAATAACAACTCCAGTTATACAACCAAAACAAATTCTATTCAGGTTAATCTACtagttaatatctatttaaatatATGGAACATATTTAAATCCTTAAATGTTAATCAGGGCTTTGGATCATTGGTTTTACAAGATCAGGTGTAAAAGAGTCATTTAGACCACACTTTAAAACAAAGTGTTTACTCAGAACATTCAAATCAAATCGTAaaataaatacaactttttacagtTAACGAAGCAAGAAGACCTACTCCAGtgtgtattattctgtttattattttttttattaggagTTTTTGCCAAGTTAAGAAAATAAcccttctacatgttctatgaCCAAATGTAGCTGAACTGACTACTTGCTAATGATTGCAGCTAGTAAAATTATGCCAGGGAGACCAAAAAGTCCATTTCTGATCATTTATGTccgtatttttttctcaaatatttgtaaacattttaaatttggcTTTATTTCAGTTACACGTATCTAAATTTAAttggtacatttgtacataatcaTTGTAGTAGTCAAGTACATTACTCTATATAGTACATTATTATAAAATTACTTTGATGAAGAAAATGAAACTGAAACAacatgaataaatatttgaataatttttatgaaagatatttgtttaacatgtttgaaTAATGCTGACTTGAACTcttaatatacaatataatgaataaataaataaaacagatgaGCCACAAATGTGTACGTTACAAGTAGATGAAAAAAAAGCCagtgacatgtacatgtatatccacATGT carries:
- the LOC139518910 gene encoding stabilizer of axonemal microtubules 2-like, which translates into the protein MTSKCNECICGKHTRPHVHTDVIGRGDPSQKSTEYNQTYKQHPLTMRESFKPNAEAMQGGSFEDRTTNRQDYIKHPMEKPFVRVPDQYQRPDGAMDGMTSYNKDFTKKMAPPATQIRHDGQKMQGGKFEGEPTYKSDYKKWDMSGRPGPYVSKDAWVQPTARFEGQTTMNHDYRKYAQLPRQSMKPQEASKLSDAPFADNTDYRQSYQPHALGPKFVREREQYKAPGVPFDGVTTFKRDYRGPVGELTKSFKPDNQAFSSGQPLEDLTTNRKDYIKYPASKPYVHVQDGYKKPEGDMFMQTTHNSTYRELPLARNALMRPTDAGKVSNAPFDGTTNYAQNYKQWQVRRVEQPARDGYHPNNAPFEGMSTQKAHYIPHGMVPNRSFKPDNTALQSDAPFEDSTMYRQDYVPKPRPLCPCYDSSAPNVTCARHNVIQTVTKLPQGMAVRVA